The Coriobacteriia bacterium genome has a window encoding:
- a CDS encoding amino acid ABC transporter permease, with translation MNVVQWQIIGDWAPELAAAALVTLEISAASFVVALVIGVVTGAVRSRGGWLSAPVTAYVEFFRGTPLLVQLFFIYYGLAQVGLVLEANVAAVLGLGLNGGAYISEIIRGSLLGIDQGQYDASHALGLGWFKTLRWVVMPQALRIALPPLVNSFSSLLKESSLVSLLAITEIMNVANQIYSRTFRAFEIFAVVAVMYFVMTYAFSLLAKRLETRLNFRGAV, from the coding sequence CAGTGGCAGATCATCGGCGACTGGGCGCCCGAGTTGGCCGCAGCGGCCCTGGTGACGCTTGAGATCAGCGCAGCGTCGTTCGTCGTTGCGCTCGTGATCGGCGTCGTCACGGGCGCGGTTCGCTCCCGCGGCGGGTGGCTCTCTGCGCCCGTCACCGCCTACGTCGAGTTCTTCCGCGGCACACCCCTGCTCGTGCAGCTCTTCTTCATCTACTACGGGCTCGCGCAGGTCGGGCTGGTGTTGGAGGCAAACGTCGCGGCAGTGTTGGGACTCGGACTCAACGGCGGCGCCTACATCTCCGAGATCATCCGAGGCTCACTGCTTGGAATCGATCAGGGGCAGTACGACGCATCCCACGCCCTGGGCCTTGGCTGGTTCAAGACGCTGCGATGGGTGGTCATGCCTCAGGCACTGCGCATCGCGCTGCCGCCACTGGTGAACTCGTTCTCATCACTCCTCAAGGAGAGTTCGCTCGTGTCGCTTCTGGCGATCACCGAGATCATGAACGTAGCCAACCAGATCTACTCGCGTACCTTCCGGGCCTTCGAGATCTTCGCGGTTGTCGCGGTCATGTACTTCGTGATGACCTACGCGTTCTCGTTGCTGGCGAAGAGGCTTGAGACCCGGCTGAACTTCCGCGGAGCCGTCTGA